The following proteins are co-located in the Nonlabens ponticola genome:
- a CDS encoding glycosyltransferase family 2 protein, with translation MQPYTTDDLEILIATMDREDLSFLEVMFSKPLEQIHANILIVNQNQDSKLVSKNPNIKVINDVGRGLSRSRNMGIKNMTGKLGWILDDDCIILPDSIQSIVDAHNDIPSTIITFQTEVLETGDPYWNYPKQPTFFQHQDLKLMEKVLSPEITFKKELMTQEAVFDERFGLGAQFEDSENLVFLSSLNKFDISGAFYPKMIVKHGQHNSSDEPAADRVIYARGALAAFLKRSVFFHAWKYAFFLLRKGLVKSPRELLRSKSLFQKGAESFQKSELLNNN, from the coding sequence TTGCAACCTTACACGACAGACGATCTTGAGATTCTCATCGCGACCATGGATCGTGAGGATTTGTCGTTTCTGGAAGTGATGTTTTCAAAACCGTTAGAACAGATTCATGCTAACATTTTGATAGTTAATCAAAATCAGGATAGCAAATTGGTATCTAAGAATCCCAACATCAAAGTGATTAACGATGTCGGTCGAGGTTTGAGCCGCAGCCGTAATATGGGTATTAAGAACATGACAGGTAAGTTGGGCTGGATACTCGATGATGATTGTATCATATTGCCAGATTCCATCCAAAGTATCGTGGATGCTCACAATGATATTCCATCTACAATAATCACTTTTCAAACGGAAGTCCTAGAAACAGGAGACCCTTATTGGAATTATCCTAAGCAACCTACTTTTTTCCAGCATCAGGATTTGAAGTTGATGGAAAAAGTCCTGTCGCCAGAGATTACATTTAAAAAAGAATTGATGACTCAAGAAGCTGTGTTTGACGAGCGTTTTGGATTAGGGGCACAGTTTGAAGACAGCGAAAACCTAGTTTTCCTAAGTAGCTTGAACAAGTTTGACATTTCCGGAGCTTTTTATCCAAAAATGATCGTTAAGCATGGCCAGCACAATAGCAGTGATGAGCCAGCTGCAGACCGCGTCATATATGCTCGCGGCGCGCTAGCAGCATTCTTGAAGCGATCTGTATTTTTTCACGCTTGGAAATACGCGTTCTTTCTATTGAGAAAAGGTCTGGTGAAATCACCTCGAGAACTGTTGAGGTCAAAATCCTTATTTCAAAAAGGAGCTGAGAGTTTTCAGAAAAGCGAGCTTTTAAATAACAATTAA
- a CDS encoding sugar 3,4-ketoisomerase, giving the protein MDYTIIDIPKITDPRGNLAVVEKASIPFAIKRVYYLYDVPSESHRGGHAHKECYTMLIAISGSFIVQLNDGKTTTEVFLNKPAKGLIVPTMVWRELTDFSSGAVCLALASHDFSEEDYIRDFDKFKSLAAAHVKS; this is encoded by the coding sequence ATGGATTATACCATCATCGACATTCCTAAAATTACTGATCCACGTGGTAATCTCGCGGTAGTTGAAAAGGCTTCTATACCATTTGCAATCAAGCGTGTGTATTATTTGTACGATGTTCCTAGTGAATCTCATCGTGGTGGTCATGCACATAAAGAGTGTTATACCATGCTTATCGCAATCAGTGGCAGTTTTATCGTGCAGCTCAATGATGGTAAAACTACTACTGAGGTATTTCTCAACAAACCAGCCAAAGGCCTTATCGTGCCGACTATGGTATGGCGAGAACTTACAGATTTTTCTAGCGGTGCGGTATGTCTCGCGCTAGCTTCTCATGATTTCTCTGAAGAGGATTACATCAGGGATTTTGACAAATTTAAATCACTTGCCGCTGCGCACGTGAAATCCTAG
- a CDS encoding glycosyltransferase family 2 protein — MDILVVIPVYNKASTLQRAVESAVNQTYAAREVLIIDDGSNDGSERIADQLVNEKIRVIHQNNQGVSAARNAGIAYAQENDFTQIALLDADDYWTNEHLATIKELFEKFPTAQVFATNYLLKRKRKTLETKFSNLKNSEPQVLLEPFFKYNYLNPTLRCSSIVIETSALEKVGLFNTDYTHFEDIDWFIRIGIHLKIAFSKKITLYVDESAENRSNKVAMSQRRYPDFSDYDDYASTNNALSKYLSLNRYGIAIAYRLVNDISGAHKYQNIVDVNHLTKKQQSLLKMNRIQLKSLRKTQRILGNLGFHVRSGK; from the coding sequence ATGGATATTCTTGTTGTTATTCCTGTATATAATAAAGCAAGCACGTTGCAGCGAGCGGTAGAGTCTGCCGTTAACCAAACTTATGCCGCGAGAGAAGTTTTAATCATTGATGATGGCAGTAATGATGGTAGCGAGCGTATCGCCGATCAATTAGTGAATGAAAAAATTAGAGTAATTCATCAAAATAATCAAGGTGTGAGCGCTGCGCGCAACGCAGGAATTGCCTATGCACAAGAGAATGATTTTACTCAAATTGCATTATTAGATGCGGATGATTATTGGACAAATGAACATCTAGCAACGATTAAAGAATTATTTGAAAAGTTCCCTACTGCTCAGGTTTTTGCGACCAACTATCTATTGAAACGAAAAAGAAAAACACTTGAGACTAAGTTTTCTAATCTTAAAAACTCTGAACCTCAGGTTTTACTAGAGCCTTTTTTTAAATACAATTACCTAAATCCTACTTTGCGGTGTTCATCCATCGTTATAGAGACTAGTGCCTTGGAAAAAGTTGGGCTATTCAATACCGATTATACCCACTTTGAAGATATCGATTGGTTTATCCGGATAGGAATTCATTTGAAAATAGCGTTCTCAAAAAAGATAACTCTTTATGTGGATGAAAGCGCTGAAAATCGATCCAACAAGGTAGCCATGTCCCAAAGACGCTATCCTGATTTTAGCGATTATGATGATTATGCGAGTACGAATAATGCTTTATCAAAATATTTGAGCCTGAATAGGTATGGTATTGCAATAGCTTATCGATTGGTAAATGATATCTCAGGCGCGCATAAGTATCAAAATATAGTAGATGTCAATCATTTGACTAAAAAGCAGCAATCACTACTCAAGATGAATCGTATTCAGCTCAAATCTTTGCGAAAAACACAGCGTATTTTAGGAAATCTAGGATTTCACGTGCGCAGCGGCAAGTGA
- a CDS encoding glycosyltransferase family 1 protein, producing MITHLDIVSFDVPYPANYGGVIDVFYKIKALHERNVSITLHCFQYGNRLPAQLLERYCEQVFYYPRKTGITGISPSKPYIVNSRKSESLLKRLQEAPGAILFEGLHTCNYLDHPSLSSKIKVVRCANVEHEYYKHLAQQASFPRSLYYNLDSQLLKKYETVLEHAQLLLTISSNDQSHFEKQYPKTQVALIPAFHGQQISKHEASDELFALFHGSLNVIENERAVFELLELWHDLDHKLKITGRLPSNRLVSKIEKAPNVELIANPSETKLSELISAAQIHMMLATQATGLKLKLLNVLFNGKHVIANNEMLTENSLRPLVHVANNKLEIQKAVDQLMTTDFTDQDFNSRKSILTKYSDENSVNLLLHHLNSL from the coding sequence ATGATCACGCACCTGGATATTGTAAGTTTTGACGTTCCTTATCCAGCTAATTACGGTGGTGTTATTGACGTTTTTTATAAGATCAAAGCACTGCATGAGCGTAATGTAAGTATCACTTTACATTGCTTTCAATATGGCAATCGTTTGCCTGCCCAACTGCTTGAGAGATATTGCGAGCAGGTATTTTATTACCCAAGAAAAACAGGCATCACTGGTATCTCACCTAGTAAACCGTACATAGTAAATTCTAGAAAAAGTGAGTCGCTTTTAAAACGATTACAAGAAGCTCCAGGCGCTATCTTATTTGAAGGATTGCATACTTGTAACTACCTGGATCATCCATCCTTAAGCTCTAAAATAAAAGTGGTAAGATGCGCTAATGTGGAACACGAGTACTATAAACATCTTGCACAACAAGCAAGCTTTCCTAGATCATTGTATTACAACCTTGATTCTCAATTACTTAAAAAATATGAGACCGTTCTTGAGCATGCGCAGCTGTTGCTGACGATAAGTTCTAATGATCAATCACATTTTGAAAAACAATATCCTAAAACGCAGGTTGCTCTTATTCCTGCATTTCATGGTCAACAAATCTCAAAACATGAAGCGAGCGATGAGCTTTTTGCGCTGTTTCACGGTAGTTTGAATGTTATTGAAAATGAGCGAGCCGTGTTTGAGTTGCTAGAACTATGGCATGATCTGGATCACAAATTAAAGATCACAGGTAGATTACCATCCAATAGATTGGTATCAAAAATAGAAAAGGCACCTAACGTTGAACTGATAGCAAATCCAAGTGAAACCAAACTTTCTGAATTGATAAGCGCGGCCCAAATTCACATGATGCTGGCTACCCAAGCGACTGGTTTGAAATTAAAATTATTGAATGTGCTGTTCAATGGAAAACACGTCATTGCTAATAACGAGATGCTAACAGAGAATTCTTTGCGTCCTTTGGTTCATGTCGCAAATAATAAATTAGAAATACAGAAAGCGGTTGATCAACTTATGACAACCGATTTCACTGATCAAGATTTTAATTCCCGGAAGTCTATTCTTACAAAGTACAGTGATGAGAATTCGGTAAATTTATTGCTACACCATCTCAACTCTCTTTAA
- a CDS encoding cell division ATP-binding protein FtsE: MASHVLTLSDVDIYQRDNLILKNINLTIDKGEFVYLIGKTGSGKSSLMKTLYGDIPLKKGKGSIVDFDLSRLREKEIPYLRRKLGVVFQDFKLLTDRTIHDNLKFVLKATGWKDKKEMTSKIDEVLDKVGMKTKGFKYPHELSGGEQQRVAIARALLNDPELIIADEPTGNLDPQTSVEIMEVLQTINKNGNTILMATHDYALILKYPSKTIKCDDGEVFEVVQKTV; the protein is encoded by the coding sequence ATGGCATCGCACGTTTTAACCCTTAGTGACGTAGATATTTATCAACGTGACAACCTGATTTTAAAGAACATCAACCTTACAATTGATAAGGGTGAATTTGTTTATTTGATAGGTAAAACGGGTAGCGGTAAAAGTTCCTTGATGAAGACGCTCTATGGCGATATACCTCTTAAAAAAGGAAAGGGCAGCATCGTGGATTTTGATTTATCACGCTTGCGCGAAAAAGAGATTCCTTACCTGCGCCGCAAACTAGGCGTAGTCTTTCAGGATTTCAAATTACTTACCGATAGGACAATTCACGATAACCTAAAGTTTGTACTTAAAGCAACCGGCTGGAAGGACAAAAAAGAAATGACTTCAAAAATTGATGAGGTGCTGGACAAGGTAGGCATGAAAACCAAAGGTTTTAAATACCCGCATGAATTATCTGGTGGCGAGCAGCAGCGCGTTGCCATTGCTCGTGCCCTACTCAACGATCCAGAGCTTATCATTGCAGACGAGCCTACCGGTAACCTAGATCCACAAACCAGCGTTGAGATCATGGAGGTACTGCAAACTATTAACAAGAACGGCAACACGATTCTCATGGCAACCCATGACTATGCCTTGATTCTTAAATACCCATCAAAAACGATCAAGTGTGATGATGGTGAAGTATTTGAGGTGGTTCAAAAAACCGTATGA
- a CDS encoding tetratricopeptide repeat protein, with amino-acid sequence MKKLIVALMTMGCLHLGHAQQSKIYTDNLATYNQALDLYQEDQYITAQRLFQQVREQSSDETIKGNAAYYAANCAVRLNQRNANDQVEEFVEEFPTSTKRNSAYIDVADYYFENGNYRQAALYYEKVDESTLSRKQKNKYAFNTGYTLVQSKKFDEAKPYLNRVSDDPEYGWQAKYYLGYIAYEGDDLEQAEELFNEVEEAPETDAKLSYYQADLNYKLGRFDEAIRLAQEQLPKSNRQEQSQLNRIIGQSLFNKGDYAAALPYLQEYRGTRGKWNNNDYYQLGYTYYKLDDFENAVATFNKIIDGENATAQNAYYHLGQSYIKLDRSEDALNAFKRASELDYDDQITEDALYNYAKLSYENGNPYDSVPAVILDYVENYPDAGNMAEMNELLIDSYFTSKNYAEALELMEDGRIKGNENVYGKVALYNGLNLFTAGNYQEAIDNLDKSIKYLKQKDLLKKARFWKAESFYQLNNYRDALDAFNAAQKINASIGEDDLLNYDLGYTHFKLKNYSQSISSFERFATGNGDDAVRVNDAYMRIGDANFVSKQYWPAMEAYNKAIQGGATRSDYASFQKALSYGFVNRADSKIETLNDFLNNYPSSPYRDDVLYELGNTYINNDRVANGLSTYDRLIQEFPNSSYTSQAMMRKGLQLYNDGNLNEALTVFKSVASRYPGTPQAVEAVSSARLVYIDQGRTDEYASWVRSLDFIDVTDSELDDTAYESAEQAFLQGKNSAAIRGFNSYLKQFPNGKYALQAHFNLAQAYFTAGDKQTSIPHYQYVAQRDQSEYLEPSLARLGEILLNDAVSSGADRGSAYAKAIPILIKLESIADFPQNVDYARSNLMKAYYETGQFNKAINYANKVLSNAGTDDAVKADAYVIIARSAFKENDMDRARSAYQDVLRTASGALAAEATFYKGFFENRAGDHEKAINTIQGLSKNYGSYKLWSARGLVVMAQSYDATGQTLNAVTLLQGVIDNFPQYPDVVSNARQELNRIKAVQSKTNSSIAPSNN; translated from the coding sequence ATGAAAAAATTGATAGTTGCTTTAATGACGATGGGATGCCTGCATCTAGGTCACGCACAGCAGTCAAAAATCTATACCGATAATCTCGCCACCTATAATCAAGCGCTGGATTTATACCAGGAAGATCAATACATCACGGCCCAGCGATTGTTCCAGCAGGTGCGTGAGCAGTCCAGCGATGAGACGATCAAGGGTAATGCAGCCTACTATGCGGCAAACTGTGCCGTGAGACTTAACCAGCGCAATGCAAATGATCAGGTTGAGGAATTTGTAGAGGAATTTCCTACCAGTACAAAGCGCAACAGCGCCTACATCGACGTGGCAGACTACTACTTTGAAAACGGTAACTATCGCCAGGCGGCGTTGTATTATGAGAAGGTTGATGAGAGCACGCTTTCGCGAAAGCAAAAAAACAAATATGCCTTTAACACTGGATACACGCTAGTACAAAGCAAGAAGTTTGACGAGGCAAAGCCGTACTTGAACCGTGTAAGTGACGACCCGGAATATGGCTGGCAGGCCAAATATTACCTAGGCTACATCGCTTATGAAGGCGACGATCTAGAGCAAGCAGAAGAGTTGTTCAATGAGGTCGAGGAAGCACCTGAAACAGATGCAAAGCTGTCTTATTATCAAGCAGATCTCAATTACAAACTAGGACGTTTTGACGAGGCGATACGGTTGGCGCAAGAGCAGTTGCCTAAATCTAATCGTCAAGAGCAATCGCAGCTCAACCGCATCATCGGGCAATCTCTTTTTAATAAAGGCGATTATGCTGCAGCCTTACCTTATTTGCAGGAATATCGCGGCACGCGAGGCAAGTGGAACAACAATGATTACTACCAGTTAGGTTACACTTATTACAAGCTAGACGATTTTGAAAATGCGGTGGCTACCTTCAATAAGATCATCGACGGCGAGAATGCAACGGCACAAAATGCCTACTACCATCTAGGGCAAAGCTATATCAAATTGGATCGCAGCGAGGACGCGCTCAATGCTTTCAAACGAGCAAGCGAGCTGGACTACGATGATCAAATTACTGAAGATGCGCTGTACAATTATGCAAAACTGAGCTATGAGAACGGCAATCCATACGACAGCGTTCCTGCCGTAATCCTTGATTATGTTGAGAATTATCCTGATGCCGGCAACATGGCTGAAATGAATGAACTGCTAATTGATTCTTATTTCACCTCAAAGAATTATGCAGAAGCGCTGGAACTTATGGAAGATGGCCGTATCAAGGGCAATGAGAATGTCTATGGTAAGGTAGCTTTATACAATGGGCTTAATTTATTTACCGCTGGTAACTATCAAGAAGCTATCGATAATCTTGACAAGTCTATTAAATACCTGAAACAAAAAGACTTGCTCAAAAAAGCAAGATTTTGGAAAGCCGAAAGTTTTTATCAGCTCAATAATTACCGCGACGCGCTGGATGCCTTTAATGCAGCTCAAAAGATCAATGCATCTATTGGCGAGGACGACTTGCTCAACTATGATCTAGGCTACACGCACTTCAAACTCAAGAACTACTCGCAGAGCATCAGCTCTTTTGAACGTTTTGCAACGGGCAATGGCGATGACGCGGTGCGTGTCAATGATGCCTACATGAGGATAGGCGATGCAAACTTTGTGTCAAAACAATACTGGCCAGCCATGGAGGCCTATAATAAAGCCATTCAAGGCGGCGCGACCAGATCTGATTACGCAAGTTTTCAAAAGGCATTATCCTATGGTTTTGTTAATCGAGCAGACAGCAAGATTGAGACGCTCAACGATTTCTTAAACAATTATCCATCATCACCTTATCGAGATGATGTGTTATATGAATTAGGGAACACCTACATCAATAATGATCGTGTAGCAAACGGTTTGAGTACATATGATCGATTGATTCAGGAATTCCCTAACAGTAGTTACACTTCACAAGCCATGATGCGCAAGGGATTGCAGTTGTACAATGATGGTAACTTGAATGAAGCGCTCACGGTTTTTAAAAGTGTTGCCAGTAGATATCCAGGCACACCACAAGCTGTTGAGGCAGTGAGCAGCGCACGATTGGTGTATATCGATCAAGGTAGAACAGACGAGTATGCTTCATGGGTGCGATCACTAGACTTCATCGATGTCACAGATTCTGAGCTGGACGATACAGCCTATGAAAGTGCAGAACAGGCTTTTTTACAAGGCAAAAACAGCGCAGCGATAAGAGGTTTCAACAGCTATCTTAAGCAATTTCCTAACGGTAAATATGCTTTGCAGGCGCATTTCAATCTAGCACAGGCATACTTCACGGCTGGCGATAAGCAGACCAGCATTCCTCACTACCAGTATGTGGCACAACGTGATCAAAGTGAGTATCTGGAGCCATCGCTGGCACGATTGGGCGAGATATTGCTCAATGATGCAGTAAGCAGTGGTGCTGATCGTGGTTCCGCTTACGCGAAAGCGATACCTATCCTAATCAAACTGGAAAGCATCGCAGATTTTCCACAAAACGTGGATTATGCAAGATCAAACTTGATGAAAGCCTACTACGAGACTGGACAGTTCAACAAGGCCATCAATTATGCAAATAAAGTATTGTCAAATGCAGGAACTGATGATGCTGTCAAGGCAGATGCCTATGTGATTATCGCAAGATCTGCTTTCAAGGAAAACGATATGGATCGAGCTCGATCTGCTTATCAAGATGTATTGAGAACCGCCAGCGGCGCACTCGCTGCCGAGGCTACTTTTTACAAAGGCTTCTTTGAGAATAGAGCAGGTGATCATGAAAAGGCAATCAATACCATTCAAGGGCTTTCTAAAAACTACGGTAGCTATAAATTATGGAGTGCGCGAGGTTTAGTGGTCATGGCACAAAGTTATGATGCAACAGGTCAAACACTTAATGCTGTGACCTTGTTGCAAGGTGTGATCGACAACTTCCCACAGTATCCAGATGTGGTAAGCAACGCACGCCAAGAGTTGAACCGTATCAAGGCGGTACAATCAAAAACTAATTCTTCCATTGCACCATCAAATAACTAG